A window from Rhizosphaericola mali encodes these proteins:
- a CDS encoding MIP/aquaporin family protein — MTPFIAELIGTAVLILLGGGVCANVSLKKTLGNGSGWIVIATGWALAVFAGVVIAGPVSGAHLNPAVTIGLAVAGKFDWNQVPSFILAQFLGAFLGAFCVWLMHKDHFDATDDNPGAQLGVFCTGPAIKNTFLNIISEVLGTFVLVYCVFHFTDPKMTSTSGENVIGMGSIGAIPVTFIVWAIGLSLGGTTGYAINPARDLGPRIMHAILPMKGKGSSNWGYAWIPVIGPILGALLAAFIYLKFK; from the coding sequence ATGACACCATTTATCGCCGAGTTGATTGGCACAGCAGTATTGATACTTTTAGGAGGAGGCGTGTGTGCGAATGTTTCATTGAAGAAAACATTAGGAAATGGTTCTGGTTGGATCGTCATTGCTACAGGTTGGGCATTAGCGGTATTTGCCGGTGTTGTTATTGCTGGTCCTGTAAGTGGTGCACATCTAAATCCAGCGGTAACAATTGGGTTGGCTGTAGCTGGTAAGTTTGATTGGAATCAAGTTCCATCCTTTATTTTAGCCCAATTTTTAGGCGCATTTCTAGGTGCATTTTGTGTATGGTTGATGCATAAAGATCATTTTGATGCAACAGACGATAATCCTGGAGCACAGTTAGGCGTATTTTGTACCGGGCCGGCTATTAAGAATACTTTTTTGAATATTATTAGTGAAGTTCTAGGAACGTTTGTATTAGTTTATTGTGTCTTTCATTTTACAGATCCAAAGATGACGTCCACTAGTGGTGAGAACGTCATTGGCATGGGTTCCATAGGTGCTATTCCTGTAACATTTATAGTCTGGGCGATCGGTTTGTCTTTAGGTGGAACAACAGGATATGCAATCAATCCTGCACGTGATCTCGGACCAAGAATTATGCATGCTATTTTGCCTATGAAAGGAAAGGGTAGTAGTAATTGGGGATATGCATGGATTCCAGTAATTGGCCCAATACTAGGTGCATTATTGGCTGCATTTATTTACCTAAAATTCAAATAA
- the ccsA gene encoding cytochrome c biogenesis protein CcsA: MHYTGEHILPGLIGHFAVVLSFVASLMATIAFGKSNFAQIVDVKNSWKKLGRLFFLVETICVVTIITLLIYMLHAHLFEYKYVWTHSDKTLQMQYLLSCLWEGQEGSFLLWTFWHCVLGWVIIKRAKKWEAPVMMTISFAQVCLATMVLGLYFGEKHIGSNPFILSREDGIFDMAPIFHDGDGKLLENYMNFVRDGSGLNATLQNYWMVIHPPVLFLGFASTIVPFAYAVAGLINKDNTWTKDAVSYACFSGGILGLGIMMGAAWAYESLNFGGYWAWDPVENGSLVPWMVMIAGLHTHLVFNKTGYSLKSTYLFYILSYSLILYSSYLTKSGVLGDTSVHSFTGAGTELQLLLFVLIFFIPAMILYIVRAKNIPSIAKEESTYSREFWMFIGSLVIFLSALIIIGKTSVPVINKMFNTKIADPEDVKFSYNQIQVFIAIVLGLLTAVGQYLKYKDTTKKYLLQNILKPTVIALAIATLISIFVKIDYNEKGIGYQVALYVALYMAVYAIVGNIGYVFVVLKGKVKAAGASVAHVGFAMILLGVLLSSGNKKLLSHNTTGIPGFEKSKTEDPAENLTLFKGIQTDMGKYDVTYIGDTMNNEDHKRYFQIAFKGKNGINEAFTLYPDLIKNNKGVEGMGANPSSKHFWNKDVFVYVSAWKHADDDTASFMPGELKVGDSIFYSNGYMILNKVDVNKASDRVVLKPNELLMALNMTAVSKEGGRYPLTPAVVVSGDNARSIPDTVMSQGLVVRFNKIVDDKAGKFQIGIKESQSMGDMLTLKALEFPFINVVWVGVLIMVFGFLMSVGQNFKRENSVQLRKV, translated from the coding sequence ATGCACTATACTGGAGAACATATACTTCCGGGGCTGATTGGCCATTTCGCGGTAGTATTATCTTTTGTAGCTTCATTGATGGCTACGATTGCTTTTGGTAAATCCAATTTCGCTCAAATTGTTGATGTAAAAAATAGCTGGAAAAAATTAGGCCGGCTTTTTTTCTTAGTAGAGACAATCTGTGTTGTAACAATTATCACTTTGTTGATATATATGTTACATGCGCATTTATTCGAATACAAATATGTCTGGACGCATAGTGATAAGACACTTCAGATGCAATATTTGTTAAGTTGTCTTTGGGAGGGACAGGAAGGTAGTTTCTTACTTTGGACTTTTTGGCATTGCGTTTTGGGTTGGGTGATTATCAAACGTGCAAAAAAATGGGAAGCTCCAGTAATGATGACGATCAGTTTTGCACAAGTTTGTTTAGCTACGATGGTCTTAGGTTTGTATTTCGGTGAAAAACATATTGGTAGTAATCCATTCATTCTTTCTAGAGAAGATGGCATATTTGATATGGCGCCAATTTTCCATGATGGCGATGGTAAATTGTTAGAGAACTATATGAATTTTGTACGGGATGGATCTGGGTTAAATGCCACGCTACAAAATTATTGGATGGTAATACATCCGCCAGTATTGTTCTTGGGATTTGCTTCTACAATTGTTCCATTTGCATATGCCGTTGCCGGATTGATTAATAAAGATAATACTTGGACAAAAGACGCAGTTTCTTATGCTTGTTTTTCTGGTGGTATTTTAGGTTTGGGTATTATGATGGGAGCTGCTTGGGCGTATGAAAGTTTGAATTTTGGTGGATATTGGGCTTGGGATCCAGTAGAGAATGGTTCACTTGTTCCTTGGATGGTAATGATTGCTGGTTTGCATACACATTTAGTATTTAACAAAACAGGTTATTCGTTAAAAAGCACTTATTTATTTTATATACTAAGCTATTCTCTTATTTTATATTCGTCCTATTTAACCAAAAGCGGTGTATTGGGAGATACTTCCGTTCACTCATTCACCGGAGCAGGTACGGAATTACAATTATTGTTATTTGTATTGATATTCTTCATTCCTGCGATGATTTTATATATCGTAAGAGCGAAAAATATTCCTTCCATAGCCAAAGAAGAAAGTACGTATAGTCGTGAGTTTTGGATGTTTATTGGTAGTTTGGTTATTTTCCTATCAGCATTAATTATTATTGGAAAAACATCTGTGCCGGTAATTAATAAGATGTTCAATACCAAAATTGCGGATCCAGAAGATGTCAAATTTTCGTACAATCAGATTCAAGTATTTATCGCGATCGTGCTTGGCTTATTGACTGCGGTTGGTCAATATCTGAAATATAAAGACACTACTAAGAAATATTTATTGCAAAATATATTGAAACCGACTGTAATCGCGCTAGCTATTGCAACCTTGATTTCCATTTTTGTAAAAATAGATTATAATGAAAAAGGAATTGGGTATCAAGTTGCTTTATATGTTGCATTATACATGGCGGTTTATGCCATCGTGGGAAATATCGGTTATGTATTTGTGGTATTAAAGGGTAAAGTGAAAGCAGCTGGTGCGAGTGTTGCCCATGTGGGATTTGCCATGATTTTGTTAGGCGTTTTATTAAGTTCAGGTAATAAAAAATTATTAAGTCATAATACAACTGGTATCCCAGGATTTGAAAAATCAAAAACGGAAGATCCCGCTGAAAACTTGACTTTATTCAAAGGTATACAAACGGATATGGGTAAATATGATGTTACTTATATTGGTGATACAATGAACAACGAGGATCATAAACGTTATTTTCAAATAGCATTTAAAGGAAAAAATGGTATCAATGAAGCATTTACCTTATATCCTGATTTGATTAAAAATAATAAAGGTGTAGAAGGAATGGGCGCAAATCCAAGTTCTAAGCATTTTTGGAATAAAGATGTATTTGTGTATGTAAGTGCATGGAAACATGCGGATGACGATACTGCGAGCTTTATGCCAGGGGAGTTGAAGGTGGGAGATTCTATATTCTACTCTAATGGATATATGATTTTGAATAAAGTAGATGTCAATAAAGCGTCTGATCGTGTAGTATTGAAACCCAATGAATTATTGATGGCATTGAATATGACAGCAGTATCCAAAGAAGGTGGTAGATATCCATTGACTCCTGCAGTAGTTGTTTCGGGTGATAATGCAAGAAGTATTCCTGATACGGTAATGTCCCAAGGATTGGTTGTTCGCTTTAACAAAATCGTAGATGACAAGGCAGGTAAATTCCAAATTGGGATAAAAGAAAGTCAATCCATGGGCGATATGTTGACATTGAAAGCATTGGAATTTCCATTTATCAATGTCGTATGGGTAGGCGTACTGATCATGGTATTTGGATTCTTGATGAGCGTAGGGCAGAATTTCAAAAGAGAAAATTCTGTTCAACTAAGAAAAGTATAA
- the glpK gene encoding glycerol kinase GlpK yields the protein MELKSKYILALDQGTTSSRAIIYNHSGEMVAVAQKDFEQIFPKAGWVEHDPNEIWSTQSSVAAEVVAKADLTGLDIAAIGITNQRETTIVWDRKTGHPVYNAIVWQDRRTARYCDELKEKGLTDTIREKTGLVIDAYFCATKIKWILDNVKGAKEKAEKGDLCFGTVDSWLVWKFTRGKMHMTDVTNASRTMLFNINDMAWDKELLDIFGIPASMLPEVKESSEVYGETATTLFSTKIPIAGIAGDQQAALFGQMCVEKGMAKNTYGTGCFLLMNIGDKPVVSKNNLLTTVAWKINGKTTYALEGSVFVGGAVIQWLRDGLQIIHSAAESEPLSQSVKDTDGVIFVPALTGLGAPYWDQYARGAIFGITRGTTKAHIAKAALQGIAFQVYDLVKSMESDVDGGVKELRVDGGAVANNVLMQFQADLMQNEVIRPKILETTSLGAAYLAGLAIGYWDSIEETKTQWAKEKVFKPELKKEEVEGHIKYWHKAVKRAQGWVEE from the coding sequence ATGGAATTAAAATCAAAGTATATCTTGGCATTGGACCAAGGTACAACAAGTTCAAGGGCGATTATTTATAATCATAGTGGTGAAATGGTTGCGGTAGCTCAAAAGGATTTTGAACAAATTTTTCCCAAAGCAGGTTGGGTAGAGCATGATCCTAACGAGATCTGGTCCACACAATCTTCCGTAGCGGCGGAGGTTGTTGCCAAGGCAGATTTGACAGGTTTGGATATCGCAGCAATTGGTATTACCAATCAAAGAGAAACAACTATAGTCTGGGATCGTAAAACTGGACATCCCGTTTATAACGCGATTGTTTGGCAAGATAGACGTACAGCACGTTATTGCGATGAATTGAAAGAAAAAGGATTGACGGATACAATCAGAGAAAAAACGGGTTTAGTGATAGATGCTTATTTCTGTGCCACTAAGATTAAATGGATTTTAGATAATGTAAAAGGTGCAAAAGAAAAAGCAGAAAAAGGGGACTTATGTTTTGGAACGGTGGATAGTTGGTTAGTTTGGAAATTTACTCGTGGTAAAATGCACATGACGGATGTTACTAATGCGTCTAGAACCATGCTTTTTAATATCAATGATATGGCTTGGGACAAAGAATTGTTGGACATATTTGGTATTCCAGCGTCTATGTTGCCAGAAGTAAAAGAAAGTAGTGAAGTCTATGGAGAAACCGCAACAACCTTATTTTCCACAAAAATTCCAATTGCCGGTATTGCAGGTGATCAACAAGCTGCGTTATTTGGACAAATGTGTGTGGAAAAAGGTATGGCAAAAAATACCTATGGAACAGGTTGTTTCTTATTGATGAATATCGGAGACAAACCAGTTGTATCAAAAAATAATCTGTTGACTACTGTCGCTTGGAAAATCAATGGCAAAACGACTTACGCATTGGAAGGTTCTGTTTTCGTCGGCGGAGCTGTTATCCAATGGTTAAGAGATGGATTGCAAATTATCCATTCTGCGGCAGAAAGTGAACCACTTTCTCAGTCTGTAAAAGATACGGATGGTGTGATATTCGTACCTGCATTGACTGGTCTGGGTGCGCCGTATTGGGATCAGTATGCTCGTGGGGCAATCTTTGGTATAACTAGAGGAACTACTAAGGCGCATATTGCCAAAGCTGCTTTACAAGGCATTGCTTTTCAGGTTTATGATTTGGTGAAAAGTATGGAATCTGATGTAGATGGTGGCGTGAAAGAATTGCGTGTGGACGGGGGTGCTGTAGCCAACAATGTATTGATGCAATTCCAAGCAGACTTAATGCAAAATGAAGTCATTCGCCCCAAAATATTAGAAACAACTTCACTCGGAGCGGCATATTTGGCTGGTTTGGCGATTGGTTATTGGGATAGTATTGAAGAAACCAAAACCCAATGGGCTAAAGAAAAAGTATTTAAACCTGAACTTAAAAAAGAAGAAGTGGAAGGGCATATTAAATACTGGCACAAAGCAGTTAAAAGAGCACAAGGCTGGGTAGAAGAATAA
- a CDS encoding Lrp/AsnC ligand binding domain-containing protein, with translation MMSKLNLDKLDYQIIQAMMDNAEISYADLGKRLFVSGGTIHVRMKKLQELGVVKGTRLSVDTHMLGYNVIAFVGIFLEKSSMYNSVANDLQKISQVVRVNYTTGNYSMFVEIVCKDIPELKEVLHEKLQNIKGIERTETLIALEESFNRNVQVLEEE, from the coding sequence ATGATGTCAAAATTGAATCTTGATAAATTAGACTACCAAATTATCCAAGCGATGATGGATAATGCAGAAATTTCTTATGCTGATTTAGGTAAAAGATTATTTGTTTCTGGAGGTACCATTCATGTAAGAATGAAAAAATTACAAGAATTGGGTGTTGTAAAAGGTACGAGATTAAGCGTGGATACACACATGCTAGGTTATAACGTAATTGCATTTGTTGGTATATTTTTAGAAAAGAGTTCTATGTATAACTCTGTTGCAAATGATTTACAAAAAATTTCTCAAGTAGTAAGAGTAAATTATACTACAGGTAATTATAGTATGTTTGTGGAGATAGTCTGCAAAGACATTCCAGAATTAAAAGAAGTATTGCACGAGAAATTACAAAACATTAAAGGTATTGAACGTACAGAAACCTTAATTGCATTAGAGGAAAGCTTTAACAGAAATGTGCAAGTATTGGAGGAGGAGTAA
- the gap gene encoding type I glyceraldehyde-3-phosphate dehydrogenase: MSTVKVAINGFGRIGRLVFRKIYNMEGIEVVAINDLTSPSALAHLLKYDSAQGRFDGEVSSTEDSIVVNGEAVKIYAQRDPSLIPWGEHNVDVVIESTGFFTSAEKAQAHITAGAKRVVISAPATGEMKTIVFNVNHETLDGSETIISGASCTTNCLAPMAKALNDAFTIEVGSMTTIHAYTNDQNTLDGPHPKGDLRRARAAAANVVPNSTGAAKAIGLVLPELKGKLDGGAQRVPVITGSETELIAVLSKKVTVDEVNAVMKAASNESFGYNVDPIVSSDIIGMSYGSLFDETQTKVIEAGDKQLVKVVSWYDNEMSYVSQLVRTVHYFAGLISK; encoded by the coding sequence ATGAGTACAGTAAAAGTTGCCATTAATGGCTTTGGACGTATCGGTCGTCTGGTTTTTAGGAAAATATATAATATGGAAGGGATTGAAGTCGTTGCGATCAATGACTTAACAAGTCCTAGTGCGTTAGCTCATTTGTTAAAATACGACAGTGCGCAAGGTCGTTTTGACGGAGAAGTTTCTAGCACAGAAGATTCTATCGTTGTAAACGGAGAAGCGGTTAAAATATATGCTCAAAGAGATCCTTCATTAATTCCTTGGGGAGAACACAACGTTGATGTAGTGATCGAAAGTACTGGTTTCTTTACAAGTGCAGAAAAAGCACAAGCGCATATTACTGCTGGAGCAAAAAGAGTAGTTATCTCTGCTCCTGCAACTGGAGAAATGAAAACTATCGTTTTCAATGTAAACCATGAAACGTTAGACGGTAGCGAAACTATTATCAGTGGAGCATCTTGTACTACAAACTGTCTTGCTCCAATGGCTAAAGCATTGAATGATGCTTTCACTATCGAAGTTGGTAGCATGACAACAATCCACGCTTATACAAACGATCAAAACACTTTAGATGGCCCTCATCCAAAAGGTGATTTGCGTCGTGCTCGTGCAGCGGCAGCAAACGTAGTTCCTAACTCAACTGGTGCAGCAAAAGCAATAGGTCTTGTATTACCTGAATTGAAAGGTAAATTAGATGGTGGTGCACAACGTGTTCCTGTTATCACTGGTTCTGAAACTGAATTAATCGCTGTTCTTAGCAAAAAAGTTACTGTTGACGAAGTTAACGCTGTAATGAAAGCTGCTAGCAACGAAAGTTTTGGTTACAATGTTGATCCTATCGTAAGTAGCGACATCATCGGTATGTCTTATGGTTCTTTGTTTGATGAAACTCAAACTAAAGTAATCGAAGCTGGTGACAAGCAACTAGTTAAAGTTGTAAGCTGGTACGATAATGAAATGAGCTATGTAAGCCAATTGGTTCGTACAGTTCATTATTTCGCAGGATTGATTTCTAAATAA
- a CDS encoding glycerol-3-phosphate dehydrogenase/oxidase, which produces MKREALIQQLENTKDWDVIIIGGGATGLGAAMDAATRGYKTILVEQADFAKGTSSKATKLVHGGVRYMAQGDLGLVKEACHERGLLLKNAPHLTRNTSFVIPNYTWWDNLKYTIGLKFYDFLAGKLSLGKSRYIGKSAVLEDLPTITPKGLKGGVVYQDGQFDDSRLAVNIAQTAVENGACVLNYFKVTGVIKNDSGKIIGIHAKDIETEKIYDITGNVVINATGVYADNILQMDKPNAPHLVKPSQGVHLTLDRSFLPGDKALMIPKTSDGRVLFAVPWHNKLIVGTTDTLRDHPELEPKALDQEVDFILETAQQYLVKKPTKKDVLAVFAGLRPLAAPQGDGKNTKEISRSHKILVADSGLVTIIGGKWTTFRRMAQDTIDKAIEIGAIPSKACVTEQLHIHGYDTTVNHQEELHFYGSDLKVLKQLESENPAFAEKLSPNYEYTVANVVFAVRNELANKVEDVLGRRFRLLFLDAKTAVNVSRKVAEIMAKELGKPQDWVDQEVSDFAKVASVYQLN; this is translated from the coding sequence ATGAAAAGAGAAGCATTAATTCAACAATTAGAAAATACCAAAGATTGGGATGTTATCATCATTGGCGGAGGTGCGACAGGATTGGGAGCTGCAATGGACGCCGCTACTAGAGGATACAAAACCATTCTAGTGGAACAAGCTGATTTTGCAAAAGGAACATCTAGTAAAGCAACCAAATTGGTACACGGTGGCGTGCGTTATATGGCGCAAGGAGATTTGGGTTTGGTGAAAGAAGCTTGCCATGAAAGAGGTTTGTTATTGAAAAATGCACCACATCTTACTAGAAATACTTCATTTGTCATTCCAAATTATACGTGGTGGGACAATTTAAAATATACCATCGGTTTAAAATTTTATGATTTCCTAGCCGGTAAATTGAGTTTGGGTAAATCAAGATATATAGGAAAGTCTGCAGTATTAGAAGATTTGCCAACGATTACACCAAAGGGATTGAAAGGGGGTGTTGTATATCAAGATGGTCAATTTGATGATTCTCGTTTGGCCGTAAATATTGCACAAACCGCTGTTGAAAATGGCGCTTGTGTTTTGAATTATTTCAAAGTAACAGGTGTTATTAAAAATGACAGCGGAAAAATCATCGGCATCCATGCGAAAGATATCGAAACTGAAAAAATCTATGATATTACTGGTAATGTAGTTATCAATGCTACGGGAGTATATGCGGATAATATTTTGCAAATGGATAAACCAAATGCACCTCATTTGGTAAAGCCAAGTCAAGGCGTGCATTTGACTTTGGATAGAAGCTTCCTTCCTGGAGATAAAGCATTGATGATTCCAAAAACGAGCGATGGTCGTGTATTATTTGCGGTGCCTTGGCATAATAAATTGATCGTAGGTACTACAGATACTTTGAGAGATCATCCAGAATTGGAACCAAAAGCATTGGATCAAGAAGTGGATTTTATACTAGAAACAGCGCAACAATATTTGGTTAAAAAACCTACCAAAAAAGATGTTTTGGCTGTATTCGCAGGTCTTCGTCCTTTAGCTGCGCCACAAGGAGATGGAAAAAATACTAAAGAAATTTCACGCAGTCATAAAATCTTAGTAGCTGATTCGGGTTTGGTTACAATCATCGGAGGTAAATGGACCACATTTAGAAGAATGGCGCAAGATACTATTGATAAAGCGATCGAGATCGGGGCAATACCAAGCAAAGCTTGTGTAACAGAGCAATTACATATTCATGGTTATGATACGACCGTAAATCATCAAGAGGAGTTGCATTTCTATGGTTCTGATTTAAAAGTATTGAAACAACTAGAGTCCGAAAATCCTGCATTTGCCGAAAAACTTTCTCCAAATTATGAATACACGGTTGCCAATGTTGTATTTGCGGTAAGAAATGAATTAGCAAATAAGGTGGAAGACGTATTAGGAAGACGATTTCGATTATTGTTTCTAGATGCTAAAACTGCAGTTAATGTAAGTCGAAAAGTGGCAGAAATTATGGCGAAAGAATTAGGAAAACCTCAAGATTGGGTAGATCAAGAAGTTAGTGACTTTGCCAAAGTCGCTTCCGTTTATCAATTAAATTAA
- the rraA gene encoding ribonuclease E activity regulator RraA: protein MKRLNTTDLCDDFILELKVATPIGFKDYGNRKSFYGKIVTLKVLENNPLIRKTLSEPGHGKVLVVDGSNSYRCALMGDNIAKLALKNGWEGVIIYGAIRDSVEIGKLDIGVKATHLIPIKSGKEELGEKNISLHFAGIEFIPDQYVYCDEDGIVVSRRNYG from the coding sequence ATGAAAAGATTAAATACTACTGACCTCTGTGATGATTTTATTTTGGAATTAAAAGTCGCCACGCCCATTGGTTTCAAAGATTATGGAAATAGAAAATCTTTTTATGGGAAGATAGTCACTTTAAAAGTATTGGAAAATAATCCTCTAATTAGAAAAACTTTATCTGAGCCTGGTCATGGAAAAGTATTAGTGGTTGATGGAAGCAATTCGTACAGATGTGCATTGATGGGAGATAATATTGCAAAACTTGCTTTAAAAAATGGTTGGGAGGGAGTGATCATTTATGGAGCAATTAGAGATTCTGTTGAAATTGGAAAATTAGATATTGGTGTAAAAGCCACGCACTTAATTCCCATAAAAAGTGGAAAAGAAGAATTAGGCGAAAAAAATATCTCACTTCATTTCGCTGGTATTGAATTTATCCCTGACCAATATGTGTATTGTGATGAAGATGGAATTGTGGTATCTAGAAGAAATTATGGTTAG
- a CDS encoding cytochrome c maturation protein CcmE domain-containing protein, giving the protein MKKIYIVALVVIAVVISILISQLGNFSTYETIESAKAKQGKTVTVIAKLDPGSINYDPVKDPNHLTFSVTDTLGGKMNVIYYYEKPMDMEKSERVVLKGKMENGLFQIRDQSGILIKCPSKYKDDPKAARNNLNASL; this is encoded by the coding sequence ATGAAAAAAATATACATTGTCGCATTAGTTGTCATTGCTGTTGTTATTTCTATACTTATCAGTCAGTTAGGAAATTTCTCCACTTACGAAACTATCGAATCGGCTAAAGCCAAACAGGGGAAAACCGTCACCGTTATCGCCAAATTAGATCCCGGATCTATCAATTATGATCCTGTAAAAGATCCAAATCATCTTACTTTTTCCGTAACCGACACATTAGGTGGTAAAATGAATGTCATTTATTATTACGAAAAACCTATGGATATGGAAAAAAGCGAACGTGTTGTATTGAAAGGTAAAATGGAAAATGGATTATTTCAAATCAGAGACCAAAGCGGTATTTTGATCAAATGTCCATCCAAATATAAAGACGACCCTAAAGCCGCACGTAACAACTTGAACGCTAGCTTGTAA